One segment of Anopheles stephensi strain Indian chromosome 3, UCI_ANSTEP_V1.0, whole genome shotgun sequence DNA contains the following:
- the LOC118509045 gene encoding LOW QUALITY PROTEIN: serine/threonine-protein kinase meng-po (The sequence of the model RefSeq protein was modified relative to this genomic sequence to represent the inferred CDS: inserted 1 base in 1 codon) — MRNKVPTGAIMKLSESKSDTSIIANLYKSINHSYRRLSNTSNVLHRIPEMEIPNMAIADEYDIEKMIAEGCFAKIYLAHHRPTGTTVVLKAIHTELTSLKEFVREFHYNYQLSHHPNILSCYQVKFQTKEYYVYAQEHAPFGDLAANVGASGLPESSCKKIAEQLSSALGFMHLKGLVHRDLKLENVLVFTPDFSRIKLCDFGTTTREGVLVSKNNKTWTAFLPPEVLEVVKNERFICKASSDSWQFGIVLYVCLTGATPWKSADWVRDAKYAAFMKYQKRETTKIPDNFRRFTPRLLRAFRRIFDHRDEDRAKVTDIMKYMKNRWMDGKIAVSKSASNIASVGQQYQQQHHQHTNSDQDSVKYINHRESRNSFDGXLRARRMTSVGALTPDSVPGSMNLAGPDHQDAIKSKVWDWLESNDLNASGSADDLTFWSTKDTKTLQLQHHQHQQQQQRRQSVGGHQLQQHQQDLISFSETHSTMTSTSIVRETRTITSSGAKMFK, encoded by the exons ATGAGAAATAAAGTACCGACCGGCGCCATCATGAAGCTATCCGAGAGCAAATCCGACACCTCCATCATTGCCAATCTGTATAAGTCGATCAACCACAGCTACCGGCGGTTATCGAACACGAGCAACGTGCTCCATCGCATTCCGGAAATGGAGATACCCAACATGGCGATCGCCGATGAGTACGACATCGAGAAAATGATCGCCGAGGGCTGCTTCGCCAAGATCTACCTGGCGCACCATCGGCCAACCGGCACGACAGTGGTGCTGAAAGCGATCCACACCGAGCTCACCAGCCTGAAGGAATTTGTGCGCGAGTTCCACTACAACTATCAGCTCAGCCATCACCCGAACATCCTCAGCTGCTACCAGGTGAAGTTCCAAACGAAGGAGTACTACGTGTACGCACAGGAGCACGCACCGTTCGGTGATTTGGCGGCAAACGTGGGGGCCAGTGGACTGCCCGAAAGCAGCTGCAAAAAGATCGCCGAGCAGCTTAGCTCAGCGCTCGGTTTCATGCACCTGAAGGGGCTGGTGCACCGTGATTTGAAGCTAGAGAACGTGCTCGTGTTTACGCCCGACTTTTCGCGCATCAAGCTGTGCGACTTCGGGACGACGACGCGCGAAGGGGTGCTGGTGagcaagaacaacaaaacctgGACCGCCTTTCTGCCGCCCGAAGTGCTGGAGGTGGTGAAGAACGAGCGGTTTATCTGCAAGGCATCGTCCGATTCGTGGCAGTTCGGGATCGTGCTGTACGTGTGTTTGACCGGTGCGACACCGTGGAAGTCGGCGGACTGGGTGCGCGACGCAAAGTATGCCGCGTTCATGAAGTATCAAAAGCGCGAGACGACCAAAATTCCGGACAACTTTAGACGGTTTACGCCCCGTTTGCTTCGTGCCTTCCGACGCATCTTCGACCACCGGGACGAGGATCGGGCGAAAGTGACGGACATCATGAAGTACATGAAGAACCGCTGGATGGACGGCAAGATTGCGGTGTCGAAGTCGGCTTCCAACATTGCCAGCGTGGGCCAGCAgtaccaacagcagcaccatcagcacaCCAACTCCGATCAGGACTCGGTGAAGTACATCAACCATCGCGAAAGCCGCAACTCGTTCGATG AGCTTCGGGCACGGCGCATGACCAGCGTTGGAGCACTGACGCCGGACTCGGTGCCGGGCTCGATGAACCTGGCCGGCCCCGATCACCAGGATGCGATCAAAAGCAAGGTGTGGGACTGGTTGGAGTCGAACGATCTGAATGCCAGTGGTAGTGCAGATGATCTTACATTCTGGAGCACCAAGGATACGAAAACGTTGCAGCtgcagcaccaccaacaccagcaacaacagcagcggcGCCAGAGCGTAGGAGGCcatcagctgcagcagcatcagcaggatCTGATCAGCTTCAGCGAAACGCACAGCACCATGACCTCCACGAGCATCGTCCGCGAAACGAGGACCATCACCAGCAGTGGTGCAAAAATGTTCAAATGA